A genome region from Nocardiopsis exhalans includes the following:
- a CDS encoding ATP-binding protein yields the protein MRSPIVTGHSLPMGDAVAVYGLRQLAAVARRWVRTYAGRRIDENDTLALLTTELFANAVRHSRSGQPGGEVVIVVSKTGMTTQVKVVDDGPLEPGAGPRLKDVDVEAGEGELGGFGLRLVADMATRWGVLYEEGHTTVWFDIDRDDER from the coding sequence ATGCGGTCACCCATCGTCACCGGCCACTCCCTGCCCATGGGGGACGCAGTCGCGGTGTATGGCCTACGGCAACTGGCTGCTGTGGCTCGGCGGTGGGTCCGTACCTACGCCGGACGGCGCATCGATGAGAACGACACCCTTGCGCTCCTCACCACCGAGCTGTTCGCGAACGCGGTTCGCCACAGCCGTAGCGGACAGCCCGGTGGTGAGGTCGTCATCGTGGTCAGCAAGACCGGCATGACCACTCAGGTCAAGGTCGTGGACGACGGTCCTCTGGAGCCCGGGGCAGGGCCGCGGCTCAAGGACGTCGATGTGGAGGCCGGCGAAGGTGAGCTCGGCGGGTTCGGTCTCCGGCTGGTCGCCGACATGGCGACCCGGTGGGGGGTCCTCTACGAGGAGGGCCACACCACTGTGTGGTTCGACATCGACCGAGACGACGAGCGGTGA
- a CDS encoding helix-turn-helix domain-containing protein, with protein sequence MGVVRHLRPHPSTRHLSQTALARMVGVSQSTISGWETGRRRQDVRHAAEALHRLGAPGVRWGRRWLLPEDLTAGTEPELHPATVAEDASPRVVITVPMPIDVQVIDPHQAHTTGYVGAVAFVTDQNGPRLIVTADTTWGMNSAPDGATAWFALNPLGQPATRPLRSPTDAP encoded by the coding sequence ATGGGGGTCGTTCGCCACCTACGCCCCCACCCGTCTACTCGACACCTGTCCCAGACCGCGCTCGCCCGGATGGTGGGTGTCAGCCAGTCCACCATCTCCGGATGGGAGACCGGAAGAAGGCGTCAAGATGTCCGCCACGCAGCCGAGGCCCTCCACAGGTTGGGCGCACCTGGAGTTCGGTGGGGGCGGCGATGGCTACTGCCTGAGGATCTCACCGCTGGGACAGAACCAGAACTCCATCCCGCCACAGTCGCTGAGGACGCATCCCCGCGCGTGGTGATCACCGTCCCGATGCCCATCGACGTCCAGGTGATAGACCCCCACCAAGCTCACACCACCGGCTATGTCGGGGCCGTCGCGTTCGTGACCGACCAAAACGGCCCCCGACTGATCGTCACTGCCGACACGACCTGGGGAATGAACAGTGCTCCTGACGGAGCCACCGCTTGGTTCGCCCTCAACCCCCTTGGACAACCCGCCACAAGACCACTTCGTTCGCCTACCGATGCCCCTTGA
- a CDS encoding DUF2470 domain-containing protein — protein MVLLLPYPNSLTPSPAERARSVLARPNPATVTSTEISLHLTGAVCHTTFEGEVTLLVPDQHRVLAEIGEGTLEATVEFTDTAPVDLRDPTRSLLWISGDLTVPPLSEARNRALSVLADDADERLLDLGHGRTMVVMTPHLVVHSDQEGCHLLHPEEFTDAAADPFGRWEGPWLRHLEDDHPDVLWALVTRCGTPLPPGRPRPLGVDRHGLRLRLEGPDGDHDVRIPFRRTARTPHDVAHEVQEMAGLDQHQC, from the coding sequence GTGGTCCTCCTGCTGCCGTACCCGAACTCCCTCACGCCCTCCCCCGCCGAACGGGCGCGCTCCGTGCTCGCCCGCCCCAACCCGGCCACGGTGACCAGCACTGAGATCTCCCTGCACCTGACCGGGGCCGTCTGCCACACCACCTTCGAGGGCGAGGTCACGCTGCTCGTCCCCGACCAGCACCGCGTCCTGGCCGAGATCGGCGAGGGCACCCTGGAAGCCACCGTCGAGTTCACCGACACCGCCCCGGTGGACCTGCGCGACCCGACCCGCTCCCTGCTGTGGATCAGCGGCGACCTGACCGTCCCCCCGCTCTCCGAGGCCCGCAACCGCGCGCTGTCGGTCCTGGCCGACGACGCCGACGAGCGCCTGCTCGACCTGGGCCACGGCCGCACGATGGTCGTCATGACCCCCCACCTGGTGGTCCACTCCGACCAGGAGGGCTGCCACCTGCTGCACCCGGAGGAGTTCACCGACGCCGCCGCCGATCCCTTCGGCCGCTGGGAGGGCCCCTGGCTGCGCCACCTGGAGGACGACCACCCCGACGTCCTGTGGGCCCTGGTCACCCGCTGCGGCACCCCGCTGCCGCCGGGCCGCCCCCGCCCGCTCGGCGTGGACCGCCACGGTCTGCGCCTGCGCCTGGAGGGCCCCGACGGCGACCACGACGTCCGCATCCCCTTCCGCAGAACCGCCCGAACCCCGCACGACGTCGCCCACGAGGTCCAGGAGATGGCCGGGCTCGACCAGCACCAGTGCTGA
- a CDS encoding helix-turn-helix domain-containing protein codes for MSHTLKPDDALRPGEVARLMGVHHRTVIRWADTGKIPHFRTTGGHRRFRRQHVDSLIAERLNPGNPKPSSVRGLS; via the coding sequence ATGTCCCACACCTTGAAACCGGACGATGCCCTGCGCCCGGGGGAGGTCGCCCGCCTCATGGGCGTCCACCACAGGACGGTCATCCGCTGGGCCGACACGGGAAAGATCCCGCACTTTCGGACCACGGGCGGACATCGGCGCTTCAGGCGTCAGCACGTGGATTCGCTGATCGCGGAGCGGTTGAACCCTGGCAACCCAAAACCTTCCAGCGTTCGCGGTCTGAGCTGA
- a CDS encoding ACP S-malonyltransferase encodes MADTFAAWSEVTGLDLVRYGTTADADEIRDTAVAQPLLVSAGLAAASAVLGPLAAPEPPLPASPTLVDATAGHSVGEFTAAAIAGVLSPKDALALVAERGRGMADAAARTETGMTAVLGGKREDVLAAIEAAGLTPANDNGSGQIVAAGTTAQLAAFAENPPERARLRPLSVAGAFHTEHMAPAVERVRTAAHGLSTADPSVRLLSNADGAVVESGSEYLERLVAQISSPVRWDACTQTLADLGVTALIELTPAGTLTGLAKRALRGIELLAVKTPDDLERAGALIKEHAGTTSSASVQQEG; translated from the coding sequence ATGGCCGACACGTTCGCCGCGTGGTCCGAGGTGACCGGTCTCGACCTCGTGCGCTACGGCACCACCGCGGACGCGGATGAGATCCGTGACACCGCCGTCGCCCAGCCCTTGCTGGTCAGCGCCGGCCTGGCCGCGGCCTCCGCCGTGCTCGGTCCGCTGGCCGCGCCCGAGCCCCCGCTGCCCGCCTCCCCCACGCTGGTGGACGCCACCGCGGGGCACAGCGTCGGCGAGTTCACCGCCGCCGCGATCGCCGGCGTGCTCTCCCCCAAGGACGCGCTGGCGCTGGTCGCCGAGCGCGGCCGCGGGATGGCCGACGCCGCCGCCCGCACCGAGACCGGCATGACCGCGGTCCTGGGCGGCAAGCGCGAGGACGTCCTGGCCGCCATCGAGGCCGCCGGGCTGACCCCCGCCAACGACAACGGCTCCGGGCAGATCGTGGCCGCGGGCACCACCGCCCAACTGGCCGCGTTCGCCGAGAACCCGCCCGAGCGGGCCCGCCTGCGCCCCTTGTCCGTGGCGGGCGCCTTCCACACCGAGCACATGGCCCCGGCCGTGGAGCGGGTGCGCACGGCCGCCCACGGGCTGAGCACCGCCGATCCCAGCGTGCGCCTGCTGTCCAACGCCGACGGCGCCGTGGTCGAGAGCGGCTCGGAGTACCTGGAGCGGCTGGTCGCCCAGATCTCCTCCCCGGTCCGTTGGGACGCCTGCACGCAGACGCTCGCCGACCTCGGGGTGACCGCGCTCATCGAGCTGACCCCCGCGGGTACCCTCACCGGCCTCGCCAAGCGCGCCCTGCGCGGTATCGAGCTCCTCGCGGTGAAGACCCCCGACGACCTCGAGCGCGCAGGCGCCCTCATCAAGGAGCACGCGGGGACCACCTCCTCCGCGAGCGTCCAGCAGGAAGGCTGA
- a CDS encoding MerR family transcriptional regulator → MMNIGEFSWLTGLSTKALRAYDERGLLPPRATDPWTGYRRYTADQLSSAVLIRAAREAGMPLTEIQRLLEEPERARTTFDQFRSAVTAERERQDAALEGMAALLAEEVQGQAVEERTAPEQHWAGIVLTVTHDEEEDGERADEAFTALGSVLIAEGRELSGPFWSSLRDTGEDGTGEDGTAELLCCAPVPGPLPADWGIPGWRTETGLLPERTELVVRWSHDAPIPAVEGAVHPAVLMLLTEAELRGTSVSPAQLRQIPLFEDGEPVGVAVTLPLASADSSAASAASLG, encoded by the coding sequence ATGATGAACATCGGAGAGTTCTCCTGGCTCACGGGGCTGAGCACCAAGGCCCTCAGGGCTTATGACGAGCGCGGACTGCTGCCGCCCCGGGCCACCGACCCCTGGACCGGTTACCGCCGCTACACGGCCGACCAGCTGTCCTCGGCGGTGCTGATCCGGGCCGCCCGGGAGGCGGGGATGCCCCTGACCGAGATTCAGCGCCTCCTGGAAGAGCCGGAACGGGCACGGACGACATTCGACCAATTCCGCTCCGCGGTGACCGCCGAGCGCGAGCGTCAGGACGCGGCCCTGGAGGGGATGGCGGCACTCCTCGCGGAGGAGGTTCAGGGGCAGGCCGTCGAGGAGCGGACCGCGCCCGAACAGCACTGGGCGGGCATCGTGCTGACAGTGACTCATGACGAGGAAGAGGACGGGGAACGAGCCGATGAGGCCTTCACCGCTCTCGGGTCGGTGTTGATCGCCGAGGGGAGGGAGCTCTCCGGGCCCTTCTGGTCGTCGCTCCGGGACACCGGGGAGGACGGCACAGGGGAGGACGGCACCGCCGAACTCCTGTGCTGCGCACCGGTCCCGGGCCCCCTTCCGGCGGACTGGGGAATCCCGGGCTGGCGGACCGAGACCGGTCTGCTGCCCGAACGCACCGAGCTGGTGGTGCGCTGGAGCCACGACGCCCCGATCCCGGCGGTCGAGGGGGCGGTCCACCCGGCGGTGCTCATGCTCCTGACCGAAGCAGAACTCCGGGGCACCTCGGTGAGCCCGGCCCAGCTGCGGCAGATCCCGCTCTTCGAGGACGGAGAGCCGGTGGGTGTAGCCGTCACCCTGCCGCTCGCCTCGGCTGACTCGTCGGCCGCCTCAGCCGCTTCCCTCGGCTGA
- a CDS encoding tetratricopeptide repeat protein, translating to MTTPTLADAEQSSAHLIDVYLPLAQAADRKINPRRWVLADYDSAAHEAFDSYEDALTWMDAAAHVIRGCIRIANATGRHEDVWKLAEALSGWLHIRKDFRLWRITHEIGEESARECGAAAHARMLAALGECHLWMEETSVAEAYLQRAHARWVEADHALGRASCLEALGTVTMKKGDVARARDLVTTARGMFAEQGRERGVILMTRRIGETYLAEEKHQQALRELEHAYHWFRVEGDLYQQVRTGRSLVIALGGVGRAGEAQRLLQDLIGIAEAIGAHSDAAELSRMIEPVTSGT from the coding sequence GTGACCACTCCCACGCTCGCTGATGCGGAACAGAGCAGTGCCCACCTCATCGACGTCTACTTGCCGCTCGCCCAAGCCGCAGACCGCAAGATCAACCCCCGCCGGTGGGTCCTGGCGGACTACGACAGCGCGGCCCACGAGGCGTTCGACTCCTACGAGGACGCCCTCACCTGGATGGACGCGGCGGCCCATGTGATCCGGGGATGCATCCGCATCGCGAACGCGACCGGCCGCCACGAAGACGTCTGGAAGCTCGCCGAGGCGTTGTCGGGGTGGCTCCACATCCGCAAGGACTTTCGTCTGTGGAGGATCACCCACGAGATCGGTGAGGAATCGGCCCGCGAGTGCGGCGCTGCCGCACACGCTCGGATGCTGGCCGCTCTGGGCGAATGCCACCTGTGGATGGAGGAAACCAGCGTCGCGGAGGCCTACCTCCAGCGGGCACACGCGCGCTGGGTCGAGGCCGATCACGCCCTGGGGCGGGCGTCCTGCCTGGAAGCGCTCGGGACCGTGACGATGAAGAAGGGTGACGTGGCGCGTGCCCGAGATCTGGTCACCACGGCACGGGGGATGTTCGCCGAGCAAGGCCGAGAACGTGGAGTCATCCTCATGACTCGGCGCATCGGCGAGACCTACCTGGCCGAGGAGAAGCACCAGCAGGCGCTGAGGGAGCTGGAGCACGCCTACCACTGGTTCCGCGTCGAAGGGGACCTCTACCAGCAGGTCCGCACCGGGCGAAGCCTGGTGATCGCTCTGGGAGGGGTGGGGCGTGCGGGCGAAGCCCAGCGTCTGCTCCAGGACCTCATCGGAATCGCCGAGGCGATCGGGGCGCACAGCGACGCCGCCGAGCTTTCCCGCATGATCGAGCCGGTCACGTCGGGAACCTGA
- a CDS encoding SGNH/GDSL hydrolase family protein: MNPPAAAPVGRPELIRSYVAIGDSITEGMEDDSGPGGEYRGFADRLADHLGTLSPDFRYANLGVRGRRMKHIFGEQLEQTLAWKPDLVTVLGGGNDVLRPKGDLDELAETFEWGVRQLRDAGIRVVILAGHDTGWIPVLRLYRGRIAVFSMHMRAVAERTGTEIVDLWALNALNDPRAWSDDRLHPNGAGHQIVAARVADLLGHPMGPTEIWADPWATPPQQLPRILRRREGRRWARQYLVPWLRRRALGRSSGDGLQARRPVLDYLHDEETREQLRKQLREVGADTHYNDYSADDTPPTSSPSGTKGPEPLR, encoded by the coding sequence ATGAATCCCCCCGCTGCCGCGCCCGTGGGCAGACCGGAGCTGATCCGGTCCTACGTGGCGATCGGTGACAGCATCACCGAGGGGATGGAGGACGACAGCGGCCCCGGCGGCGAGTACCGGGGGTTCGCGGACCGTCTCGCGGACCACCTGGGCACGCTCTCCCCGGACTTCCGCTACGCCAACCTCGGCGTGCGCGGACGCCGGATGAAGCACATCTTCGGCGAGCAGCTCGAACAGACCCTCGCCTGGAAGCCCGACCTGGTCACCGTCCTGGGGGGCGGCAACGACGTCCTGCGCCCCAAGGGCGACCTGGACGAGCTGGCCGAGACGTTCGAGTGGGGCGTACGCCAGCTGCGCGACGCCGGTATCCGGGTCGTGATCCTGGCCGGGCACGACACCGGGTGGATCCCCGTGCTGCGCCTGTACCGGGGGCGCATCGCGGTGTTCAGCATGCACATGCGGGCCGTGGCCGAACGCACCGGCACCGAGATCGTCGACCTGTGGGCGCTCAACGCCCTCAACGACCCCCGGGCCTGGAGCGACGACCGGCTGCACCCCAACGGCGCCGGCCACCAGATCGTCGCTGCCCGGGTCGCCGACCTGCTCGGTCACCCGATGGGCCCGACCGAGATCTGGGCCGACCCGTGGGCCACCCCGCCCCAGCAACTGCCCCGGATCCTGCGCCGCCGCGAGGGCCGCCGCTGGGCCCGCCAGTACCTCGTCCCGTGGCTGCGCCGCCGGGCGTTGGGCCGCTCCTCCGGTGACGGTCTGCAGGCCCGGCGCCCCGTACTGGACTACCTCCACGACGAGGAGACCCGGGAGCAGCTCCGCAAGCAGCTGCGCGAGGTCGGCGCGGACACGCACTACAACGACTACTCCGCGGACGACACGCCCCCGACCAGCAGCCCGTCGGGCACCAAGGGCCCCGAGCCCCTGCGCTGA
- the fabF gene encoding beta-ketoacyl-ACP synthase II, producing MSKTDVVVTGLGATTPLGGDVATTWSALLDGRSGISMLPEDWHEKLPVHFAGQIAQEPSEKLPRPRLRRLDRTQQFALIAAQEAWTDAGTPEIDPLRLGVVVSSGIGGILTILEQYDTFREKGWKRVSPFTVPMLMPNSPAAAVALEFTARAGAHAPVSACASSAEAIANGVDMIRAGRADVVIAGGTEAAIHPLNIASFASMRALSTRNDDPQTASRPWDKDRDGFVMGEGAGILVLESAEHAAKRGARVYAHASGVGYTDDAHDIVMPDPEGAGQARAIKQALADAELKPSDIVHVNAHATSTPAGDVGETRAIRSALGDSAADRVAVTSTKSMTGHLLGGAGAVESIATILALHEGLIPPTINISELDPEVAVDIVRDKPREMPAGDVAAINESFGFGGHNIAVAFRRA from the coding sequence ATGTCCAAGACCGATGTCGTCGTCACCGGCCTCGGCGCCACCACCCCCCTCGGGGGTGACGTCGCGACCACATGGTCCGCGCTCCTCGACGGCCGCTCCGGGATCAGCATGCTGCCCGAGGACTGGCACGAGAAGCTTCCGGTGCACTTCGCCGGGCAGATCGCGCAGGAACCCTCCGAGAAGCTCCCGCGCCCCCGGCTGCGCCGTCTCGACCGGACCCAGCAGTTCGCCCTCATCGCGGCCCAGGAGGCATGGACCGACGCGGGCACCCCCGAGATCGACCCCCTGCGCCTCGGAGTGGTGGTCTCCAGCGGGATCGGTGGCATCCTCACCATCCTGGAGCAGTACGACACCTTCCGCGAGAAGGGCTGGAAGCGGGTCTCCCCGTTCACCGTGCCCATGCTCATGCCCAACAGCCCGGCCGCGGCCGTGGCCCTGGAGTTCACCGCCCGCGCCGGAGCCCACGCCCCGGTCAGCGCCTGTGCCTCCAGCGCCGAGGCCATCGCCAACGGTGTGGACATGATCCGCGCCGGGCGGGCCGACGTGGTGATCGCCGGCGGCACCGAAGCCGCGATCCACCCGCTCAACATCGCGTCCTTCGCGTCCATGCGCGCCCTGTCCACCCGTAACGACGACCCGCAGACCGCGTCCCGTCCCTGGGACAAGGACCGCGACGGCTTCGTCATGGGTGAGGGCGCGGGCATCCTCGTCCTGGAGTCGGCCGAGCACGCCGCCAAGCGCGGTGCGCGCGTGTACGCCCACGCCTCCGGTGTGGGTTACACCGACGACGCCCACGACATCGTGATGCCCGACCCGGAGGGCGCCGGACAGGCCCGCGCCATCAAGCAGGCGCTGGCCGACGCCGAACTCAAGCCCAGTGACATCGTGCACGTCAACGCGCACGCCACGTCCACCCCGGCCGGGGACGTCGGGGAGACCCGGGCGATCCGCTCGGCCCTGGGCGACTCCGCCGCGGACCGGGTCGCGGTGACCTCCACCAAGTCCATGACCGGCCACCTGCTGGGCGGCGCGGGCGCGGTGGAGTCGATCGCGACGATTCTGGCCCTGCACGAGGGCCTGATCCCGCCGACCATCAACATCTCCGAGCTCGACCCCGAGGTGGCCGTGGACATCGTCCGCGACAAGCCCCGGGAGATGCCCGCCGGAGACGTCGCCGCCATCAACGAGTCCTTCGGGTTCGGCGGCCACAACATCGCCGTGGCCTTCCGCCGCGCCTAG
- a CDS encoding beta-ketoacyl-ACP synthase III, translated as MFNAPSAPGGAAIRSFGEYQPSRVVTNADLEARVETTDEWIQSRVGIQERRIAGPEDSVASMAVAAGGKALAAGGLSPEDIDLVIVATCTVQDQIPNTAATVADRLGIVAPGAFDVNAACAGFVYALNLASDSVRVGSARNVLVIGSEKLSDYVDWEDRSTCVIFADGAGAAVVSAAEDHGIGPVVWGSSGERADKIYLREGKYLYQEGQAVFRWTTTELYKVALEALERAGVEPSELTAFVPHQANLRIVESIARKLGAPQALVARDIVTAGNTSSASIPLALSRMVERGELPSGSTVLTLGFGAGLVYAAQVIRIP; from the coding sequence ATGTTCAACGCCCCGAGCGCCCCCGGCGGCGCCGCGATCCGCTCCTTCGGCGAGTACCAGCCGTCGCGGGTCGTGACCAACGCCGACCTGGAGGCCCGCGTCGAGACCACCGACGAGTGGATCCAGAGCCGCGTGGGCATCCAGGAGCGCCGTATCGCGGGCCCCGAGGACAGCGTGGCGAGCATGGCCGTGGCGGCGGGCGGCAAGGCTCTGGCCGCCGGCGGGCTCTCCCCCGAGGACATCGACCTGGTGATCGTGGCGACCTGCACCGTGCAGGACCAGATCCCCAACACCGCGGCCACCGTGGCCGACAGGCTCGGCATCGTCGCCCCGGGCGCCTTCGACGTCAACGCCGCCTGCGCTGGGTTCGTCTACGCCCTCAACCTGGCCTCGGACTCGGTCCGGGTCGGCAGCGCGCGCAACGTCCTGGTGATCGGCTCGGAGAAGCTCAGCGACTACGTGGACTGGGAAGACCGGTCCACCTGCGTGATCTTCGCCGACGGCGCCGGCGCCGCGGTGGTCTCGGCCGCCGAGGACCACGGGATCGGCCCGGTCGTGTGGGGTTCCTCGGGCGAGCGCGCCGACAAGATCTACCTCCGTGAGGGCAAGTACCTCTACCAGGAGGGCCAGGCCGTCTTCCGGTGGACCACCACCGAGCTGTACAAGGTGGCCCTGGAAGCCCTGGAGCGGGCCGGCGTCGAGCCCTCCGAGCTCACCGCCTTCGTGCCCCACCAGGCCAACCTGCGGATCGTCGAGTCCATCGCGCGCAAGCTGGGGGCGCCCCAGGCGCTCGTGGCGCGCGATATCGTCACCGCGGGCAACACCTCTTCCGCCTCGATCCCTCTCGCGCTCTCGCGCATGGTCGAGCGCGGGGAACTGCCGTCGGGGAGCACCGTGCTCACCCTGGGATTCGGTGCGGGCTTGGTCTACGCCGCACAGGTGATCCGCATCCCCTGA
- a CDS encoding acyl carrier protein, with protein sequence MALSEQEILAGLGEIVEEIVGTEPSEVTPEKSFVDDLDIDSLSMVEIAVAAQDKFGVEIPDDQLKDLKTVQDVINFIQK encoded by the coding sequence ATGGCCCTCAGCGAGCAGGAAATCCTGGCCGGCCTCGGCGAGATCGTCGAAGAGATCGTCGGCACCGAGCCTTCCGAGGTCACGCCCGAGAAGAGCTTCGTGGACGACCTGGACATCGACTCGCTGTCCATGGTGGAGATCGCCGTCGCCGCGCAGGACAAGTTCGGCGTGGAGATCCCCGACGACCAGCTCAAGGACCTCAAGACGGTCCAGGACGTCATCAACTTCATCCAGAAGTAG
- a CDS encoding EAL domain-containing protein, with protein sequence MGAVSTLPPSHTHPAPGAVEDGPRKQRGPSFRPVVDLDSGAVVAVEVVSPVPEGLGLPDGSGRTAVLVAEWLASLVRAGFGAESLLPLVLPLPSSVLVDGADLAALVESGLRRAGRRPRDVTLMFTPDLVELPRATVLAGVANLRALGFRCGFGTAMARPDLVVEATPFLIRLDPALVKGVDSDQRHGGIVEGLARIGRSSGVYAMAAGVSRAEEIVRLRECGVRLGSGAFFTEHTWKPGEKITPVPEPAATSLDDTDSGPRVTEFMVPPLDFDAESTGEHVMEAFTGDTALNSVVLIDHRERPIGVIDRTRFLLSVTGRYGHALHAKRPALRLSESPRTVPAWMSAIAALRVAGQDRERVYDDLIVTNPYGQCMGIVHVSDLIQSLSRQ encoded by the coding sequence ATGGGTGCCGTGTCCACCCTTCCTCCCTCACACACCCACCCGGCCCCCGGTGCCGTCGAGGACGGTCCGCGCAAACAGCGGGGCCCGTCCTTCCGCCCCGTCGTGGACCTGGACTCCGGTGCCGTCGTGGCCGTGGAGGTCGTCTCCCCCGTCCCCGAGGGCCTGGGGCTGCCGGACGGAAGCGGCCGCACGGCCGTGCTCGTCGCCGAATGGCTCGCCTCCTTGGTACGTGCCGGGTTCGGCGCCGAGAGCCTGCTGCCGTTGGTGCTGCCGCTGCCCTCGTCCGTACTCGTCGACGGGGCGGACCTGGCCGCGCTGGTCGAGAGCGGGCTGCGCCGGGCCGGTCGGCGCCCGCGCGACGTCACCCTGATGTTCACCCCCGACCTGGTGGAGCTGCCCAGGGCCACCGTGCTGGCCGGGGTCGCCAACCTGCGGGCGCTGGGCTTCCGGTGCGGTTTCGGTACCGCGATGGCCCGGCCGGACCTGGTCGTTGAGGCCACGCCCTTCCTGATCCGGTTGGACCCGGCCCTGGTGAAGGGGGTCGACAGCGACCAGCGACACGGCGGGATCGTGGAAGGGCTGGCCCGGATCGGGCGCAGCAGCGGCGTGTACGCGATGGCGGCGGGGGTGTCGCGGGCCGAGGAGATCGTCCGGCTGCGTGAGTGCGGGGTGCGTCTGGGCAGCGGGGCGTTCTTCACCGAACACACCTGGAAGCCCGGGGAGAAGATCACGCCGGTACCCGAGCCGGCGGCCACATCCCTGGACGACACCGATTCCGGCCCCCGGGTCACCGAGTTCATGGTGCCGCCGCTGGACTTCGACGCCGAGTCCACCGGCGAGCACGTCATGGAGGCCTTCACCGGGGACACCGCGCTCAACAGCGTGGTCCTCATCGACCACCGGGAACGGCCGATAGGAGTCATCGACCGGACCCGGTTCCTGCTTTCGGTGACCGGCCGCTACGGGCACGCGCTGCACGCCAAGCGCCCGGCGCTGCGGCTGTCGGAGTCACCCCGGACGGTTCCGGCGTGGATGTCGGCCATCGCGGCGCTTCGGGTGGCCGGGCAGGACCGCGAACGCGTCTACGATGACCTGATCGTGACCAACCCGTACGGCCAGTGCATGGGGATCGTGCACGTCAGCGATCTCATCCAGTCCCTGTCCCGGCAGTGA
- a CDS encoding helix-turn-helix domain-containing protein yields MGKHIPTVRTRRLTGELRRHREKAGLTWEEVYEPMGWSESKMYRIENDKSRVIPRDVKRLLNLYGVTGEEFDALMELAKKATEKGWWHEYGQDLPSWFSFYIGLEDAASGIREYQMSLVPGLLQTEAYMRAILSTAPLTDSDDGIERKVEVRLARQARVTADDAPLGLWMILDEAVIRRQVGGPDIMREQIQHLINLAGRRNVTLQILPFRAGEHASMLGAFTLLEFPGADDPDVAYQESQTGSLYVEKPDQVGRYSLMFDHLREKALSGAESLTLLKQAGKDLK; encoded by the coding sequence ATGGGCAAGCACATCCCGACGGTGCGCACCCGGCGACTGACCGGGGAGCTGCGAAGGCATCGAGAGAAGGCCGGTCTGACATGGGAAGAGGTCTACGAACCCATGGGCTGGTCGGAATCGAAGATGTACAGAATCGAGAACGACAAGAGCCGCGTCATCCCTCGTGACGTCAAGCGACTCCTCAACCTGTACGGCGTGACCGGCGAGGAGTTCGACGCGCTGATGGAGCTGGCGAAGAAGGCCACGGAGAAGGGCTGGTGGCACGAGTACGGGCAGGACTTGCCCTCTTGGTTCAGCTTCTACATCGGCTTGGAGGATGCGGCCAGCGGCATCCGGGAATACCAGATGTCACTGGTGCCGGGGTTGCTCCAGACCGAGGCGTACATGCGCGCGATCCTGTCCACCGCGCCGTTGACCGACAGCGATGACGGGATCGAGCGCAAGGTCGAAGTCCGGCTCGCTCGTCAGGCCCGAGTCACCGCAGACGACGCTCCGCTCGGGCTGTGGATGATTCTCGATGAGGCCGTGATCCGTCGCCAGGTGGGCGGACCGGACATCATGCGCGAGCAGATCCAGCATCTGATTAACCTGGCGGGGCGTCGAAACGTCACGCTCCAGATCCTCCCGTTCAGGGCTGGCGAGCACGCTTCGATGCTCGGCGCCTTCACCCTCCTGGAGTTCCCTGGCGCGGACGATCCGGATGTGGCGTATCAGGAGTCCCAAACGGGAAGTCTCTACGTAGAGAAGCCCGACCAGGTGGGGCGGTATAGCCTGATGTTTGACCACCTGCGTGAAAAGGCGCTCAGCGGCGCAGAGTCGCTGACCCTCCTCAAGCAGGCTGGAAAAGACCTGAAGTGA
- a CDS encoding DUF397 domain-containing protein, with amino-acid sequence MDQSRAQWRKARRSGNNGGACVEVAALPGRDVTVENKTVEDEVFVVRDSKNPDQPALVYTRAEWDAFVEGVKNGEFDSEVLLAAMKNVATVS; translated from the coding sequence ATGGACCAGTCCCGTGCCCAGTGGCGCAAGGCTCGCAGAAGCGGTAACAACGGCGGAGCCTGCGTCGAGGTGGCCGCGCTCCCGGGCCGAGACGTGACCGTGGAGAACAAGACCGTTGAGGACGAGGTCTTCGTGGTGCGCGACTCGAAGAACCCTGACCAGCCCGCGCTGGTGTACACCCGCGCCGAGTGGGACGCCTTCGTGGAAGGCGTGAAGAACGGCGAGTTCGACAGCGAGGTGCTGCTCGCCGCGATGAAGAACGTGGCGACGGTCAGCTAG